One genomic segment of Gossypium arboreum isolate Shixiya-1 chromosome 3, ASM2569848v2, whole genome shotgun sequence includes these proteins:
- the LOC108475123 gene encoding uncharacterized protein LOC108475123: MSTEKTKEEGEMEESLNYGHQHPLLLMLNEDQLMIAANCSRCAGKVSIPCFSCAEGCGFYLHKVCAEAPLELNHPFHHDHPLLLMHRSLLIKNPGYLSGYLCDFCNKGGNEFVYHCSCNLDFHIECALFTFNIAENNLKELEHVALQDEELEDYSKCFGCWEPLAKYTHFSPDCGFNLHEKCAELPFKLNLVCHREHPLVLQFKSRGLSCKICGENNELAKGFVYGCSPCKFVVHIECASQSPLQVIKSTNHEHPFTLFNGHQHPLFLMLNQEQLMDNQRGVTDCSRCGEKVSAPCFCCAEHCGFYIHKVCAKAPLELNHPFHLNHPLLMQNAPYSSGMYICNFCNKSGHKSVYRCSSCELDFHIKCALFTFNIAENNLKQLEHVALQHPLIPTENGDEKLKDVSNCFGCREPLANYTRFSPCHGFNLHEKCTEIPFKLNHVWHRKHPLLLQFNSERLSCKICCQVTMRRGFVYGCSPCKFVVHIECASQSPLKVIKSTNHEHPFTLLLRQVPFTCDGCGTEGNHVVYSCGACNIIIHKNCISLPRIIKSKWHDHRLLHTYFHHIEDFRVLNCLICHDEVNTEHGSYYCSKCNGIFHVKCALKDKDSYEIVENEDEIEMPNESSIIVIESNDAGEATKIKHFKHMHNLMLGPFVGGYENSCDGCMLPISDPFYYCSECVFFLHKACAELPKMKNVWHHDCKEPLALISDKAFVCKLCWHISNAFAYECCGCKKKTCLRCVIALTPGARTCLKHEHPLFYYTKHNGKCNACGMTTHWGMAIQGAFCCKDCDFVLHLRCFSLPITARHKCDEHLLSLTHHDDNSYSEHHYCDICEGSRDPNYWLYNCATCDTSAHVYCVLGNYSFLKLRSIYEENDHPHPLTFVMKKYYYPDCDKCGEPCEGMALESSKSECKFIVHWDCVVPTSLWG; the protein is encoded by the coding sequence ATGTCGACGGAAAAAACCAAAGAGGAAGGGGAAATGGAGGAGTCACTGAATTATGGTCACCAACATCCCCTACTTCTTATGTTGAATGAAGATCAGCTGATGATTGCAGCTAACTGCTCAAGGTGTGCCGGGAAGGTGTCAATTCCATGTTTTAGTTGTGCCGAGGGTTGTGGGTTTTACCTTCACAAGGTATGTGCTGAGGCACCTTTGGAGCTTAATCACCCTTTTCATCACGACCATCCTCTTCTTCTTATGCATCGTAGTCTTCTCATTAAGAATCCAGGTTACTTATCAGGGTACTTGTGCGATTTTTGCAATAAAGGCGGTAATGAGTTTGTTTATCACTGCTCTTGCAATTTGGACTTTCATATTGAATGTGCTTTGTTTACATTTAATATTGCTGAGAATAATTTGAAAGAGCTTGAGCATGTTGCCCTTCAAGATGAAGAACTTGAAGATTATAGTAAGTGCTTTGGGTGTTGGGAACCATTAGCAAAGTATACACACTTTTCTCCTGACTGTGGATTTAATTTACATGAGAAATGCGCTGAGCTTCCCTTCAAACTGAATCTTGTGTGCCATCGCGAACATCCTCTTGTTCTACAATTTAAAAGCCGAGGGCTTTCTTGCAAGATATGCGGAGAAAACAATGAACTAGCTAAAGGATTTGTTTATGGTTGTTCTCCTTGTAAGTTTGTTGTTCACATTGAATGTGCATCGCAATCACCATTACAAGTTATTAAGAGTACAAATCATGAACATCCATTTACCTTGTTTAACGGGCACCAACATCCCCTGTTTCTTATGTTGAATCAAGAGCAGCTGATGGACAATCAAAGGGGTGTAACTGATTGCTCGAGGTGTGGGGAGAAGGTGTCTGCTCCATGTTTTTGCTGTGCGGAGCACTGTGGGTTTTATATTCATAAGGTATGTGCCAAGGCACCTTTGGAGCTTAATCACCCTTTTCATCTCAACCATCCTCTTCTTATGCAAAATGCACCTTATTCATCCGGAATGTACATTTGCAATTTTTGCAATAAATCTGGCCACAAGTCTGTTTATCGCTGCTCTTCTTGTGAATTGGACTTTCATATTAAATGTGCTTTGTTTACATTTAATATTGCTGAGAATAATTTGAAACAGCTTGAGCATGTTGCCCTTCAACATCCATTGATTCCGACTGAAAATGGTGATGAAAAACTTAAAGATGTTTCTAACTGCTTTGGGTGCCGGGAACCATTAGCAAATTATACACGCTTTTCTCCTTGCCATGGATTTAACTTACATGAGAAATGCACTGAGATTCCTTTCAAATTGAATCATGTGTGGCATCGCAAGCATCCTCTTCTCCTACAATTTAATAGCGAACGGCTTTCTTGCAAGATATGCTGCCAGGTAACAATGCGAAGAGGATTTGTTTATGGTTGTTCTCCTTGTAAGTTTGTTGTTCATATTGAATGCGCATCACAATCACCATTAAAAGTTATTAAGAGTACAAATCATGAACATCCATTCACCTTGTTGTTGAGACAAGTTCCATTCACATGTGATGGGTGTGGCACTGAAGGAAATCATGTTGTCTATTCATGTGGTGCATGCAACATTATAATCCATAAAAATTGCATTTCATTGCCTCGCATTATCAAAAGTAAGTGGCATGACCATCGCCTTCTTCACACATATTTCCATCACATAGAAGATTTTAGGGTTTTGAATTGCCTAATATGCCATGATGAAGTCAATACAGAGCATGGTAGTTACTATTGTTCAAAGTGCAATGGTATATTCCATGTGAAGTGTGCACTGAAGGATAAAGATTCATATGAAATAGTAGAAAATGAAGATGAGATTGAGATGCCCAATGAAAGTTCCATCATTGTTATTGAGAGCAACGATGCTGGAGAAGCTACAAAAATAAAGCATTTCAAGCATATGCATAATTTAATGTTAGGTCCCTTTGTTGGAGGATATGAAAATAGTTGCGACGGGTGTATGTTGCCAATCTCGGATCCGTTTTACTACTGTTCAGAATGTGTTTTTTTTCTTCATAAAGCGTGTGCCGAGTTACCTAAGATGAAGAATGTTTGGCATCATGATTGCAAAGAGCCTTTAGCCCTTATTTCTGACAAAGCTTTTGTGTGTAAACTATGTTGGCACATATCTAATGCCTTTGCTTATGAATGTTGTGGATGTAAGAAAAAAACATGTCTCCGATGTGTGATTGCTCTTACTCCTGGTGCTcgaacatgtttgaaacatgaaCACCCCCTCTTTTACTACACAAAGCACAATGGGAAATGCAATGCTTGTGGTATGACTACACATTGGGGTATGGCTATACAGGGGGCATTCTGTTGTAAGGATTGCGATTTTGTGCTACATCTTCGTTGTTTTTCACTTCCAATTACAGCTCGTCACAAATGCGATGAGCATCTTCTTTCACTCACTCATCATGATGATAACAGTTATTCAGAACATCATTATTGTGATATCTGTGAAGGAAGTCGAGATCCAAATTATTGGCTTTATAATTGTGCAACATGTGATACTTCTGCTCATGTTTATTGTGTTCTTGGAAATTATTCATTCCTCAAACTCCGGAGCATTTACGAAGAAAATGATCATCCACACCCACTCACCTTTGTGATGAAGAAGTATTACTACCCAGATTGTGATAAATGCGGTGAGCCTTGTGAAGGTATGGCTCTTGAAAGCTCAAAGTCGGAATGCAAATTTATTGTCCACTGGGATTGTGTAGTACCCACTTCTCTATGGGGTTAG